The segment CCGCAAGACACATCGCGGAAACGGTACGCGAACAAATGAACAGGAAAAAAGAATAGGCCTTCAAAACCGCTGACCGGGTGAAACCTTGTTTTCCGCGGAGGAAAAGGGGAAGTGCCCGGTCAATCATTTCCTCCGATGACTTCAATACAAAGTTGTTTTCAAAATCTCTGGGAAAAATAAATCTGCGTTGTAGTAATGAATCGAAACCGCTCCACTTTGGCAAGCCATTTTCCTTCAAACCACGGGTTTTGATTCTGAAGCGATTTTGATGATTCGGATGACGCCGCACAGTAAATAGAACCGAAACTTCCCTTTGTTACCCCCAAATTCTTCTCAAGGGTTGCATTTTTCATTCAGAAATACAACTTGAAACAGAATGCTACGGAAAATACTTGTTTTGACAACATATCCGATTCATTCGGCGATATGCCTGACGAATTTTTCCGAAGCGGCCAATGAAACCTGCCAACGGACGCTTCCCTTCCCGTCAAGGACGGAGGGCGGTCATCGCAGGCGGATTTTCATGCTCGCTTCCAACCGGTCGCATCCAGAAGAAAAAACCCCGCCTCCCCGGAGAAGCCGGGAAGGCGGGGGTTGGACGCGAGAGGCCGATGCCGACCTGCGATCAAAACACCTCCGACACCAGCTTGGCTTGGGTGAAGAGGAGCAGGTAATCGTAGCCGCCGGCCTTGGAGTCGGTGCCCGACATGTTGAAGCCGCCGAAGGGATGGACTCCCACCAAGGCGCCGGTGCACTTGCGGTTGAAGTACAGGTTCCCCACGTGGAACTCGGTGCGCGCCTTTTCCAGGTTGGCGCGGTTCCGGCTGATCACCGATCCGGTGAGGCCGTATTCCGTGTTGTTGGCGATGCGGAGAGCGTCGTCGAAATCCTTGGCCTTGATGAACGCCAGCACCGGACCGAAAATCTCCTCCTGGGCGATCCGGGCGTCGGGGGAAACATCGGCGAAAATGGTGGGCTGGATGAAATAACCGTTGCCTTCCGCCTTGCCCCCTCCGGTCATCAGACGGCCTTCCTTCTTGCCGATCTCGATGTATTCAAGAATCTTCCGGTAGGCGTTCTCATCGATCACCGGACCCATGTCGACGCCGAAGGATTTGGCCTCGGCCACCTTCAGCTGCTTCGTCTTCTCGACGACCTTGTTCAACACTTCATCATACACGTCCTCCAGAACGATCGCCCGGGAACAGGCGGAACATTTCTGCCCGGAGAAACCGAAGGCCGACGTGACGATGGTCTGGGCGGCCAGATCCAGATCCGCATCCTTGTCGACGATGATCGAATCCTTTCCGCCCATCTCGGCGATGACCCGCTTGATCCATTTCTGGCCGGGAGCGGTTTGGGCCGCCAGTTCATTGATCCGGAGTCCCACGTCCCGGGATCCCGTGAAGGCGACGAACCGGGTCAAGGGATGCTTCACCAGGTACTCGCCCACTTCCCCGCCGGGGCCGGGCACGTAATTGACGACGCCGTCCGGCAGACCGGCATCCTGCAGAATTTCCATGAACTTGGCGGCGATCACCGCCGTGTTGCTGGCCGGTTTGAGAACGACCGTGTTCCCCGCCACCAGCGAAGCCGTCGTCATCCCCACCATGATCGCCAGCGGGAAGTTCCACGGGGGAATCACCACCCCCACGCCCAGGGGGATGTAGTACAGCTCGTTGTCCTCTCCGGGAATGCGGGTGAGGGGCTGCCGCTCGCTCAGCCGGATCATTTCACGGCCGTAAAATTCCATGAAATCGATGGCCTCCGCCGTATCCGCATCGGCTTCCGGCCAGTTTTTCCCCGCTTCATGCACCATCCACGCGGAAAACTCGTGCTTACGCCGGCGCAGGATGGCGGCCGCCCGGAACAAAATCCGCGCGCGGGCTTCCGGTGAAACCGCTTTCCACTCTTCAAACTTTTTTGCCGCCGCCTGCATCGCCTTTTCCGCCAACTCCTGGTTGGCCTTGGAAACATAGCCGATCGTCTCGTCCACATTGGACGGGTTGATGGAGCGGATCTTCTCTTCCGTCCGAATCCGTTCGCCGCCGATGATCAGGTCGTACTCCCTGCCCAGCTGGGCCCGAACGGTTTCCAGGGCCTCTTCAAAAGCCCGACGGTTCTCTTCCTTGGAGAAATCCGTGAACGGCTCGTTCCGAAAATCAACGACCATTTTACCCCTCCTCTGATATGGCTCGGCAAATCCGCAGATCGGCCGTTTTCCGCCGAACGGAAAACGGCCTCCTGCCTGCGCCCGAAGGTACTCCCTGCGGCCAGATCTCCACCGGAGAAGTTCCATCGGGCCCCAGTCCTCCCTTATTTTAACCCAAGGTTTTTTTCTTCTTCAAATGAAGAATCCCCGACCCGTCCATACTATTTTTGAAAACGTTTCCTTGTCACCCCCGCCAGGGACTCGTATAATGGTTACGGTCCAAGACGCCGGTTCAACCAACGAAAGAAGGTGGAAACGTGTCGCTGTCCCGAAGAGCTGTTCTCACCCTTGCCGGCAACCGGCTGGTGTCCCGGTTCGTCACCCGATACGGGATGCGCCTGGGGGCCTCCCGTTTCGTGGCGGGAGAAACGCTGGAACAGGCCATCGAGAAGGTGAAATCCCTCAACCGGGACGGGCTTTTGGTCACCCTGGACCACCTGGGCGAGAGCGTAACCACCCGGGAGGAAGCGCTGGAGGCCACCCAGTCCGCCCTCGACATCTTCGACGCCATCGCGGAAAGCGGAGTCAACTCCAACGTCTCCGTAAAACTTACCCAGCTGGGACTCGACATCGATTACGGGTTCTGTCTGGAAAACATGGAACGGATCGCCCTGAAGGCCAAGGAAAGCGGAAACTTCGTGCGGATCGACATGGAAGACTCCCCGAGGGTGAAGGCCACCATCGACATCTTCAAAACCCTCCTGAAAAAGGTGGGCAAAGAACACATCGGCCTGGTGATCCAGTCTTATCTGTACCGGTCCGAGTCGGACGTGAAGGATCTCGGGGAATTGGGGGCCAACCTGCGGATCGTCAAGGGGGCATACAAGGAGCCGAAGGAGGTGGCCTTCCCGGACAAGCGGGACGTGGACGAAAATTACAAACGGCTGGTGGCGATGCACCTGAAAAACGGCTGTTACACCGCCGTGGCCACCCATGACGAAAAAATCATCGAATGGACCAAATCCTTTGTGAAGGAAAACGGAATTCCGAAGGATTTGTACGAATTTCAAATGCTCTACGGGGTGCGGGGCGGGCTGCAGCGGCAACTGGCCGGGGAAGGCTACAAGGTTCGCGTCTACACCCCCTACGGGAAAGACTGGTATCCTTACTTCACCCGGCGAATCGCCGAACGGCCCGCCAACGCCTTGTTCATCCTCAAAAATCTCGTCAAGGATTGAGAAGCGGAAGGGGGAAGTCCCCTCGCGGGGACCCGGAAGGCCTCTTCCCTTTTCTTTCGGTCGGACAATTGCGCCGGGCCTTCCGCCTTCGGAGAGGTTTTGCTTGCCGAAAAAAAGGTTGCCAAGGGGATTGGCAACCTTTTTTCCTTTACTCCTCCTCCGGTTTGTAAATAAAGTAATCAAAATCGGCGGGCAGGTTTTGCCCGGAATTGTCCTGACATTGCATTCCGACAAAAGCTCCGGTGAAAAATCCGCCGCCCCTCACGTAATCGTCCGACAGCTTGTAGGAATAAAAGTCGATCGGGATCTCCGTCCAATGCTCGCCGTCGAAGGAATAGAAATAGCGATAGGTGTTCGTCCGGACTTTGACCCGGAGATACACGTATTCAACTTCGTCCGGGATCTCGATTTCTTTTCCTTTCAGCGGCTGATCAAACACAAAGTTGTCGCAGGTGGTGATGGCGAGGATCCTTCCCTTTTCCTCGTCCCACGTGATCTGCAGGGCCGTCCAGTTTTCGGTGTTGTAGTAGTTCACCAAACCGGCCGCCTGCTGGAACGTGTTCGGCCTGAAGGCCACCTTCGTTTCCGCGGTGAAGCGGAAATGCTGCCAGCGCCTGGCAACCAGCGCCTGCTTGAATTTCGACGTCAACGATTCTTTTCCGTACAGCCGCAGATGTCCGGGGCGGTCCGTCAGGGACAACGTATCTTCCCCGAGCGGAATGCGCAAGGTTTGAAAATGCAGGTTCAACCGGTCGCTGTCAAAATCGTCTTTTTCCGGATAATCCCTCTCCCATTTCACTTCCTCGATGTCGGGTCCCTCGATCGTCAAAGAGGGCTGGTTTCCGCCGACGACATACGGCCAGCCGTCTCTCCATTCCAAACGCTGGATCGCCGTCTCCCGTCCCAGCGGACAATAGCCCCGCGGGCTGAGAAGCGGTTGGTTTTCCTTTGGAAGCGGCCGTCCCGTCAGGTGAACCAGAAACCATTCATTGGTATGCGTCTGCACGATCGACGCGTGTCCCGCCTTTTGCAGGGGATTTCTCGGATAAGGATAGGACGTGATCAACGGGTTGTCCGGATGCACTTCATAGGGTCCCCACAGATTCTTCGATCGGGCAATCGTCGCCTGATGCTCGTACCTCGTCCCCCCTTCCGCCGTCAACAAATAGTAATACTCGCCGATTTTGTAAAGGTGCGGCCCTTCCACCAATTTGACGTCGGTTCCCTTGAAGATGACTTTTGGCTCTCCGACCAGCTTTTTCTTCTCGTGATCGTACTCCTGCATCACGATTCCGTAAAAGTTGTGATTCCCGACGCGCGGATCCCAGAGCATGTTGAGCAAATATTTTTTGCCGTCCTCATCGTGGAACAAAGACGGATCAAATCCGGAACTGTTCAGATAAATCGGGTCCGACCATTCCCCGTCAATCCGGTCACACGTCACCAAGTAATTGTGACAATCCTTCCACTGGCCGTCGGTCACCTTCACATCCGTGTATATCAACCAAAACAGCCCGTCATGGTACGACAGTTGCGGCGCCCAGACCCCGCCCGAATCCGGATTTCCGATCATGTTCAACTGGCTCAGCCGATTAAGGGGCCTGGCAACCAGGCGCCAGTTCTTCAAATCCTTCGAGTGGTAAATTCCCACTCCGGGGAACCATTCAAAGGTGGAAACCGCAATGTAATAATCCTCCCCGGCGCGGCAAATGCTCGGATCCGGATGGAAACCCGTCAAAATCGGATTTCGGATCGTTGCCATCATATCCACCCCGCATCGATTGTTTTCTTAACTTGCCATAATGCTTTCGTCGCGGCTTTCGCCGACGTTTCCCTTCAAGATTTCCTCTTTCACGCGCGGAAGGAACCTTTCATAATTGAGCCCGACCTTGGTGATCAGCATGAGCACGACCATGGCGAGGGGGAAGTAGATTTGCATCGATTTAATGGCGGTGATGGCGCTGTCCGGTTGGACCGAAGCCCCGGCGATATATCCCCCCAGCGAGAGGGACCAGGCAACCAGCGCAGCGGTGATTCCCTGACCGATTTTCATTCCCGCGCTCGTCAGACTGAACACCGAACCTTGCACGGGAACTCCCGTCTTCCAGTACACCAAGTCGCCCACATCGGCCACAATCGCAGTGAGTGCCGCCTGCAGCGGAACCAGCCCGATCGAGTTGATGACCAGGCCGATGATCATCGCCGGCAAACTTTCGGAGAAAGCCGTCATGATCACATAAGCAACAATGGATATCCCAAGCCCCCAATAGACACATCTTCGCACCCCGAATTTTCCCGCCAGTTTGGGAGCGATCAAAAGCCCCAGAATCATCGGAACCAGCGCCGCAAGGCTCATCGGTGCCATGAGGTTTGCATCATCGAAGATATATGTGGCGTAATAAACCCGGATTCCGTTTTCCGTTTGCCTCAGATACCACAACAGATACAGAACAAGCGCCAGAATGAAGTACTTATTCGTGAACAGGGCTTTGAAAGCGGTGAGAAACGACACCTTCCGCTCCTGATTTCGGGCCTTTGCGACGTTTCGTTCCTTTGCGAACCAGCCGGTGATCATGAGCGGCACGGCGCATAACAACGCGTAGAGGAACGAGGTCCATGTCCAGCCCTTCTGTCCGCCTCCAAACATCGAAACGAGATACGTCGTAAAGGTCGTGATCGACAGCACGGCGGCGTTTGCAAAAATGAAGCGGATGCTGCCCAGAGAGACGCGGTCTTCCTCATCGTTGGTCATAAAGGACGTCAGCGAGGAATATGCGATGTTGTTGGCGGTGTAAAAGACGGCGGACAGCAGCAAATAAACAATGAACACGTATGCCACCTGTCCCCCGTCCCCCAGAAAACCCGGAACATTGAACAGCATAAACGTCAATATTCCCAAAATTGGCGCCGTCCAGAAAATCCAGGGTTTTGCCTTGCCCATTTTGGTGTTCGTATTGTCGATGACTGTGCCCATGAACAAATCGGTGAACCCGTCCGCAACGCGCGCCAGCAAAAGGATCGTTCCGATGATCCCGGCGCTCATGCCGACCGTGTCCGTCAAATAGATGGTGATGAACGACGCGATGAACGTCCAACTGAAGTTCGCCCCAAAATCGCCCAAACCGAATGTTAGCTTCTCGATCATTGGCAGCTTGTGCGTTTTCATCAGCGGCACCTCATCCGTTTCATGTACTTTGTTTGGTCCATAAACGTATGAACCGCTGCAGTGTATGCGATTTCAATTCGGCGCACCGACTCCCGCAACGCTCAAAGAACGAAAACTGCCCAAAAATCGCCTTGAACCAATCGTCCGATTCATTCGGGGCCTTGGCTTCCACGGGCGGCACTCCGGCGACCTTGCTTTTCATCCTCCCTTACTTTGTTTTGTTTCTAAACTAATATTAACTCCTTGTGTAAGCGGTGTCAATCGAACTTCCCTTCTCCGGATAAAAGTCCACGCATTGTTCATTTTTGAAGGCCTGCGCAGCGGGATTGTATATCAATCCCATGTAACCGTAGAAGGCGGTCCTTTCCCCACAGCCATCGAACCGCGGATCACCAGGAAACCGGAAAAGCCGATCACCAAAATGGGGGCGAGGTCGGTGATCGTGTTGATCACGGCGAAGGTGACGCCGTTCCAGCGGGTAGGCTGCAGCGCCTTGTCCAAAAAATGGGGGTTGTAATGGTCTCACACCGGGACTTCCCGTCCGAAGCGAAGGAGCCCCCCGGGAAAAGGATGCCTTTTTGACAAACCGGCGGAATTCCCGGTGTTGCGCGCCTTTATTCCCCCTTCCGCCCCGCACGCGCCGGGTTCCGTCAAGTCAAAGATGGCGTCCGCCCCGGGACAACACGCCAAAATCCCCTGCTTCCCGGGCAGGGGGCGCCGATTTTTTTGAATGAAAACCAAGGCGTCGGAAACGGAAGCCCATCGATATTGCCGGTTCCATCAAAGATGCGGCGGAAAAGGATTACCGGAAGCGGCGGAAAAATTTCCGCACGTCCTCCACGAACAAATCGGGCACTTCCAACGCCGCAAAATGGCCGCCCCGGTCAAATTCCGTCCAATGGACGACGGTGTATTGGAGCTCGGCAAAGCGGCGAACGGGAAGCTGGATATCGTGCGGGAATACCGCGACGCCCACAGGTGCCGCGCCGGGCCTGAACCGTCCTTTGGAGCGGGCATTTTCATAATACAGAAGGGCCGATGAACCGGCGGTGCCCGTGAGCCAGTAGAGCATCACGTTGGTGAGCAAAATCTCCTCTGCGATTGGACAAGACGGATCCGTCCATTCGATGAATTTCTCCGCGATCCAAGCCAGTTGGCCGACGGGCGAGTCGGTCAGGGCATAGGAAATCGTCTGGGGACGGGTGGACTGCAGCCTCATGTAGCCGGGGGGAGTCTCTCTCAGCCGTTGGGTGTTGGCGATCCTCGCCTTCTCTTCCTCCGTCAGATCACTGATGTCGGCGGATGGAGGGGGAGGCGTCGGCAGATAGTTGAGATGCACCCCGCAAACATGTTCCGGGTCTATGGCTGCCAAGGCCCTGGAAATGGCGGAACCCCAATCCCCGCCCTGGGCTCCGTACCGGTCATAACCCAGCCGCCTCATCAGTTCAGCCCAGGCGTGCGCGATTCGGCCGACATTCCACCCCTTCTCCTTCACGGGACCGGAAAAGCCGAAGCCCGGAATCGACGGGATGACCAAGTGGAAGGCATCCGCCGGGTCACCGCCGTGGGATTTCGGATCGGCAAGCGGACCAATAATGTGAAGAAACTCCACAACGGAGCCGGGCCAACCGTGGGTGATCACCAGCGGAAGCGCCTTCTTCTCAGGAGAACGGACGTGCAGGAAATGGATCTTTGCTCCATCGATCGCCGTGGTGAATTGGGGGAAGGAGTTCAACAATGCCTCGTATTTTCGCCAGTCGTAGCAGGTGCGCCAGTACTCCACCAGCTGTTTTAAACGATCGGGTGGAACCCCGTAGTTTCTCCCGGCGCCGGGCAGTTCAGCGGGCCAACGGGTGCGGGCCAGACGGTTTTGCAGATCGTCCAGCTCGGATTGGGGGATGGCGATGCGAAAGGGCCGAAGCGAAAAATCCGATCGGTACGGTCC is part of the Planifilum fulgidum genome and harbors:
- the pruA gene encoding L-glutamate gamma-semialdehyde dehydrogenase, coding for MVVDFRNEPFTDFSKEENRRAFEEALETVRAQLGREYDLIIGGERIRTEEKIRSINPSNVDETIGYVSKANQELAEKAMQAAAKKFEEWKAVSPEARARILFRAAAILRRRKHEFSAWMVHEAGKNWPEADADTAEAIDFMEFYGREMIRLSERQPLTRIPGEDNELYYIPLGVGVVIPPWNFPLAIMVGMTTASLVAGNTVVLKPASNTAVIAAKFMEILQDAGLPDGVVNYVPGPGGEVGEYLVKHPLTRFVAFTGSRDVGLRINELAAQTAPGQKWIKRVIAEMGGKDSIIVDKDADLDLAAQTIVTSAFGFSGQKCSACSRAIVLEDVYDEVLNKVVEKTKQLKVAEAKSFGVDMGPVIDENAYRKILEYIEIGKKEGRLMTGGGKAEGNGYFIQPTIFADVSPDARIAQEEIFGPVLAFIKAKDFDDALRIANNTEYGLTGSVISRNRANLEKARTEFHVGNLYFNRKCTGALVGVHPFGGFNMSGTDSKAGGYDYLLLFTQAKLVSEVF
- a CDS encoding proline dehydrogenase family protein, with translation MSLSRRAVLTLAGNRLVSRFVTRYGMRLGASRFVAGETLEQAIEKVKSLNRDGLLVTLDHLGESVTTREEALEATQSALDIFDAIAESGVNSNVSVKLTQLGLDIDYGFCLENMERIALKAKESGNFVRIDMEDSPRVKATIDIFKTLLKKVGKEHIGLVIQSYLYRSESDVKDLGELGANLRIVKGAYKEPKEVAFPDKRDVDENYKRLVAMHLKNGCYTAVATHDEKIIEWTKSFVKENGIPKDLYEFQMLYGVRGGLQRQLAGEGYKVRVYTPYGKDWYPYFTRRIAERPANALFILKNLVKD
- a CDS encoding glycoside hydrolase family 43 protein; its protein translation is MATIRNPILTGFHPDPSICRAGEDYYIAVSTFEWFPGVGIYHSKDLKNWRLVARPLNRLSQLNMIGNPDSGGVWAPQLSYHDGLFWLIYTDVKVTDGQWKDCHNYLVTCDRIDGEWSDPIYLNSSGFDPSLFHDEDGKKYLLNMLWDPRVGNHNFYGIVMQEYDHEKKKLVGEPKVIFKGTDVKLVEGPHLYKIGEYYYLLTAEGGTRYEHQATIARSKNLWGPYEVHPDNPLITSYPYPRNPLQKAGHASIVQTHTNEWFLVHLTGRPLPKENQPLLSPRGYCPLGRETAIQRLEWRDGWPYVVGGNQPSLTIEGPDIEEVKWERDYPEKDDFDSDRLNLHFQTLRIPLGEDTLSLTDRPGHLRLYGKESLTSKFKQALVARRWQHFRFTAETKVAFRPNTFQQAAGLVNYYNTENWTALQITWDEEKGRILAITTCDNFVFDQPLKGKEIEIPDEVEYVYLRVKVRTNTYRYFYSFDGEHWTEIPIDFYSYKLSDDYVRGGGFFTGAFVGMQCQDNSGQNLPADFDYFIYKPEEE
- a CDS encoding MFS transporter produces the protein MKTHKLPMIEKLTFGLGDFGANFSWTFIASFITIYLTDTVGMSAGIIGTILLLARVADGFTDLFMGTVIDNTNTKMGKAKPWIFWTAPILGILTFMLFNVPGFLGDGGQVAYVFIVYLLLSAVFYTANNIAYSSLTSFMTNDEEDRVSLGSIRFIFANAAVLSITTFTTYLVSMFGGGQKGWTWTSFLYALLCAVPLMITGWFAKERNVAKARNQERKVSFLTAFKALFTNKYFILALVLYLLWYLRQTENGIRVYYATYIFDDANLMAPMSLAALVPMILGLLIAPKLAGKFGVRRCVYWGLGISIVAYVIMTAFSESLPAMIIGLVINSIGLVPLQAALTAIVADVGDLVYWKTGVPVQGSVFSLTSAGMKIGQGITAALVAWSLSLGGYIAGASVQPDSAITAIKSMQIYFPLAMVVLMLITKVGLNYERFLPRVKEEILKGNVGESRDESIMAS
- a CDS encoding epoxide hydrolase family protein, which translates into the protein MSHFPGPYRSDFSLRPFRIAIPQSELDDLQNRLARTRWPAELPGAGRNYGVPPDRLKQLVEYWRTCYDWRKYEALLNSFPQFTTAIDGAKIHFLHVRSPEKKALPLVITHGWPGSVVEFLHIIGPLADPKSHGGDPADAFHLVIPSIPGFGFSGPVKEKGWNVGRIAHAWAELMRRLGYDRYGAQGGDWGSAISRALAAIDPEHVCGVHLNYLPTPPPPSADISDLTEEEKARIANTQRLRETPPGYMRLQSTRPQTISYALTDSPVGQLAWIAEKFIEWTDPSCPIAEEILLTNVMLYWLTGTAGSSALLYYENARSKGRFRPGAAPVGVAVFPHDIQLPVRRFAELQYTVVHWTEFDRGGHFAALEVPDLFVEDVRKFFRRFR